The following are encoded in a window of Lampris incognitus isolate fLamInc1 chromosome 15, fLamInc1.hap2, whole genome shotgun sequence genomic DNA:
- the akap12b gene encoding A-kinase anchor protein 12b isoform X1 yields MGAETSSVQRDGKSPEEVSAAEELSAEVRTHVEGGGVVDSKSLQKNGQISSMTSLNGLSEDSTLAEVGQPDSVSVVQKEEAPETMNAIQGEEPPQVNGEKVEKEFSDANDITAVEEKAAEEKPDEANEVGFKKIFRFVGFKFTLKKDKSEEKDPVKLLTVKDKEGQEVSVIEPTDDAKEKASSAEEEVMIEENVETSAAETDVAEEMEEATTTKVPAEGAEDEDVAKEAKEEVAEKESETSPPSQEVAQSPFRKLFTGGLFSNLRKKASIKKSKEEEEKETVAEEETAEAEETTEAVEEEGEKIEVEQESKEEPQATTPAEEKPELTPELEVAAPAAEASIADEPAPAEEKAEVAAEEEKVPVEVTTETELLSSQEKAKPQGSPLKKLFAGAGLKKLSTKKQKSKKDAEAKITESGEQATEQLQSSTDAAESQKPDSGASSPEDSGEHDIDAVTNQAEPSQEPEGDVPSDGEKKKDGIIPWSSFKKLVTPKKRVKRSSESEDEATGEKPVKSATLSSTESAVFTDKCGEEEEEAKEEKPADEEPKTENTEKLVGSTEEPKKKMDTSVSWEALMCMGGAKKRTRRTSDSDDEETKIEEEATSATGEEGKQDEEEVKTVESPVITAQEDQVEGEVVSSPEPLASPPERESAWDTLKRFVMSKNKPKVEEKTEEKTDQTLSDSEMPKEESSFSFRKLFPGRRKKKVEKQSSADQGSGEEESDTPAVVPLSEYDAEQSEAKEVETATPAAVQTIVSSEDRSPSWIPALVEDVDDKYDPLSDIPEEAENAATPKSAETTIADDEIESQPGLSPAAFGKACSERRLSTAEVKPVVPSPPVETTSVPQEPRSEDAEIIVEGIAEQVSEIPCQTSVVVEDVPVHVATVETEYEPPIEHTESKTKTILKPHLQEEAMAICTGLGTKEIAKTAQEKPVMPTAESVAVISDALCTEVLVEEKTLPSEEATVSMDSVFEAQVNHVEVAELESTPENLEGTCKIQTANESYEPEIEKIALVTTLPEQSEIVQPPSMDENSPKGIAVNLTTPTAEAPVITETVEITLPTIEIKEKELDVEQPASPEENIPVEVEMIVQPVAQETNSTLSETTKSDGVEGTEQDISVVVPSEEVTITQETAVVTAPLSVEPKQVETKEEVETEKAPTSESTGDEPIKVQETKVCTEVEEAVVDASIGAAESEDSADVSEQANDNLQETKEEIEQVNAIEEQSMVIAKSVIQNAVEEVSEDQSEPQKPTSPSSNIPAPVQAVATTEKELDMEMPVVTDAPIATIHETPASPTQESKSPKQLLTAIQVIETTPVELAESLDAPAEEKKSEDELKQDVEVQASEETVATEEKVEVKLDSQRDGELEEVKKKQSKDDRETQEVVQAEKQETADLFEEVKPEPEITMVATPSEEKKEKEKPEIHLPVQVVLQVAQVLEDPKLEEEAVVEFDSNGPVNDVAPTKKNDQEADSPICQKLASDRLPTLLEEPKMQSSTEVATLSQDAQDEVTAAGPATTEKLAVGTCAEVMAQVIEVIEEAVKEIEPISTELTAAS; encoded by the coding sequence TTGGCCAGCCAGACAGTGTGTCTGTGGTTCAGAAAGAGGAAGCTCCTGAGACAATGAATGCCATCCAGGGTGAGGAGCCCCCCCAGGTAAATGGAGAGAAGGTGGAGAAAGAGTTCTCCGATGCAAATGACATCACAGCCGTTGAGGAGAAGGCAGCTGAGGAGAAACCTGATGAGGCCAATGAAGTAGGCTTCAAGAAAATCTTCCGATTTGTGGGCTTTAAGTTCACATTGAAAAAGGAcaagagtgaggagaaggaccCTGTCAAGCTACTGACAGTTAAAGACAAAGAAGGTCAGGAGGTGAGCGTTATTGAGCCAACTGATGATGCTAAGGAGAAGGCTTCCTCTGCAGAGGAGGAAGTCATGATTGAAGAAAATGTCGAAACATCAGCTGCAGAGACTGATGTTgcggaggagatggaagaggccACAACCACCAAAGTTCCAGCAGAGGGTGCTGAAGATGAAGATGTTGCTAAAGAGGCCAAGGAGGAAGTAGCAGAGAAGGAATCTGAGACCAGCCCACCATCCCAGGAGGTCGCACAGTCGCCATTCAGGAAGCTGTTCACTGGAGGACTCTTCTCAAACCTGCGAAAGAAAGCCAGCATCAAGAAAtccaaagaagaggaagaaaaggagacagTTGCTGAGGAGGAGACTGCTGAGGCAGAGGAGACCACTGAGGCTGtggaagaagagggagaaaagatTGAAGTAGAGCAAGAGTCCAAGGAGGAGCCTCAGGCTACAACTCCTGCGGAAGAGAAACCAGAGCTGACTCCAGAGCTTGAAGTTGCTGCTCCTGCAGCTGAAGCTAGTATTGCTGATGAGCCAGCACCAGCAGAGGAAAAGGCAGAAGTTGCTGCAGAGGAAGAAAAGGTACCAGTGGAAGTGACCACTGAGACTGAGCTGCTTTCATCCCAGGAGAAGGCCAAACCTCAGGGGAGCCCCCTGAAGAAGCTTTTCGCTGGAGCTGGTTTGAAGAAGCTGTCCACCAAGAAACAAAAAAGCAAGAAAGATGCTGAGGCCAAGATAACTGAGTCAGGGGAGCAGGCAACTGAACAACTTCAATCCTCCACTGACGCAGCAGAAAGTCAAAAACCCGACAGCGGTGCATCATCTCCAGAGGACTCGGGGGAGCATGACATTGATGCGGTAACCAACCAGGCTGAACCTAGCCAAGAGCCCGAAGGAGATGTCCCCTCtgatggggagaaaaagaaagatggcATCATTCCATGGTCCTCCTTCAAAAAACTGGTGACGCCCAAAAAGCGTGTAAAGAGGTCCTCTGAGAGTGAAGATGAGGCCACGGGTGAGAAACCAGTTAAATCAGCCACATTGTCCTCCACAGAGAGCGCCGTGTTCACAGATAAATgtggcgaggaggaggaggaggctaagGAGGAAAAGCCAGCTGACGAGGAGccaaaaaccgaaaacactgagaaACTGGTTGGGAGTACTGAGGAGCCCAAAAAGAAAATGGACACCTCTGTCTCCTGGGAGGCTCTAATGTGCATGGGTGGGGCCAAAAAGAGGACAAGAAGGACATCTGACTCTGACGATGAAGAGACAAAGATTGAAGAGGAGGCTACTTCAGCAACAGGAGAAGAGGGTAAacaggatgaggaggaggttaaGACAGTTGAGTCCCCTGTCATCACCGCCCAGGAGGACCAGGTTGAAGGTGAAGTGGTGTCTTCCCCTGAACCGTTAGCcagtcccccagagagagagTCTGCTTGGGACACACTGAAGCGCTTTGTCATGTCAAAGAATAAGCCCAAAGTtgaggagaagacagaggagaAAACTGACCAAACCCTCTCAGACAGTGAGATGCCAAAAGAAGAGTCCTCATTTTCATTTCGAAAATTGTTCCCCGGTCGCAGGAAGAAGAAAGTTGAAAAGCAATCCTCTGCCGACCAGGGCTCTGGTGAGGAAGAATCTGACACTCCAGCTGTGGTTCCTTTGTCAGAGTATGATGCTGAGCAATCTGAGGCTAAAGAGGTGGAAACAGCAACACCAGCAGCAGTACAGACTATAGTGTCCTCAGAGGACAGGTCGCCCTCATGGATCCCAGCCCTAGTAGAAGATGTTGATGATAAATATGATCCGTTGAGTGACATCCCAGAGGAAGCAGAAAACGCCGCCACACCAAAGTCTGCGGAAACCACCATTGCAGATGATGAAATTGAATCACAGCCTGGACTGTCCCCTGCAGCTTTTGGCAAGGCATGCTCTGAGCGAAGACTGTCCACAGCTGAAGTAAAGCCTGTAGTTCCCTCACCACCTGTTGAAACCACTTCTGTCCCTCAAGAGCCCCGGTCTGAGGATGCAGAGATCATTGTGGAGGGCATAGCAGAGCAGGTCAGTGAGATCCCTTGCCAGACatctgtggttgttgaagatgtACCAGTGCATGTAGCCACTGTTGAAACTGAGTATGAGCCACCAATTGAGCATACTGAGTCCAAAACAAAAACCATCCTTAAGCCACATTTGCAGGAGGAGGCCATGGCCATTTGCACTGGCTTAGGAACCAAGGAGATTGCCAAAACAGCCCAGGAAAAGCCTGTGATGCCCACTGCAGAgtctgtggctgtgatcagtgATGCTCTTTGTACTGAGGTTTTAGTAGAGGAGAAGACATTGCCTTCTGAGGAAGCTACTGTGTCAATGGATAGTGTGTTTGAGGCCCAAGTGAACCATGTGGAGGTTGCAGAGCTTGAGTCTACCCCTGAAAACTTGGAGGGAACTTGCAAAATTCAAACCGCCAATGAGAGCTATGAACCTGAAATCGAGAAGATTGCCTTAGTCACCACTCTTCCAGAGCAGTCTGAAATTGTTCAGCCACCATCAATGGATGAGAACTCTCCCAAAGGTATTGCTGTTAATCTCACTACACCAACTGCTGAGGCACCTGTCATAACCGAGACTGTGGAAATCACTTTACCAACTATAGAAATTAAGGAAAAGGAACTGGATGTGGAACAGCCTGCTTCCCCCGAAGAGAACATCCCAGTAGAAGTAGAAATGATAGTTCAGCCTGTAGCACAAGAAACAAATTCCACCCTATCTGAAACCACCAAGAGTGATGGTGTAGAGGGAACAGAGCAAGACATCTCCGTTGTGGTGCCTTCTGAAGAGGTTACCATAACCCAGGAGACAGCGGTTGTAACTGCCCCACTTTCAGTGGAGCCCAAGCAAGTAGAGACCAAGGAGGAGGTGGAGACAGAAAAAGCCCCAACATCAGAGTCCACTGGTGatgaaccaatcaaagtgcagGAAACTAAGGTGTGCACAGAGGTTGAAGAAGCTGTGGTAGATGCTAGCATTGGAGCTGCTGAGTCAGAGGACAGTGCTGATGTCAGTGAGCAAGCCAATGACAATCTGCAGGAAACCAAGGAAGAGATAGAGCAGGTCAATGCTATTGAAGAGCAGAGCATGGTCATTGCCAAGTCTGTAATCCAAAATGCTGTGGAGGAGGTGTCAGAGGACCAGTCTGAACCCCAAAAGCCTACCAGCCCCTCATCCAACATCCCAGCCCCAGTCCAGGCTGTGGCCACAACAGAAAAGGAGCTTGACATGGAGATGCCTGTTGTTACAGACGCTCCCATAGCCACCATCCATGAAACACCAGCATCACCAACCCAGGAATCCAAGTCCCCTAAACAACTCCTCACTGCAATCCAAGTCATTGAAACAACTCCAGTGGAATTAGCAGAGAGCCTTGATGCCCCCGCAGAGGAGAAAAAATCAGAAGATGAACTGAAGCAAGATGTGGAGGTACAGGCAAGTGAAGAGACTGTTGCGACAGAAGAAAAGGTAGAAGTAAAGttagatagtcagagagatggagagcttGAGGAGGTCAAGAAGAAACAGAGCAAAgatgacagagagacacaggAAGTTGTACAAGCAGAGAAACAAGAAACTGCTGATTTGTTCGAAGAAGTAAAACCAGAACCAGAGATCACGATGGTGGCGACCCCGTCagaggagaaaaaagagaaagagaagcctGAGATCCATTTGCCAGTCCAGGTGGTCCTGCAGGTGGCACAGGTTCTTGAAGATCCAAAGCTGGAGGAAGAGGCAGTGGTGGAGTTTGACAGCAATGGCCCAGTGAATGATGTGGCACCAACTAAAAAGAACGACCAGGAAGCTGATAGCCCCATATGTCAGAAACTGGCATCAGACCGCCTCCCAACACTCTTGGAAGAGCCTAAAATGCAATCTTCCACAGAAGTGGCCACCCTCAGCCAAGATGCCCAAGATGAAGTGACGGCTGCCGGCCCAGCAACGACAGAAAAGTTGGCAGTGGGGACATGTGCAGAGGTGATGGCGCAGGTGATCGAAGTGATTGAAGAGGCTGTGAAGGAGATCGAGCCCATCTCCACCGAGCTCACAGCAGCATCATGA
- the akap12b gene encoding A-kinase anchor protein 12b isoform X2: MLGTITLTVGQPDSVSVVQKEEAPETMNAIQGEEPPQVNGEKVEKEFSDANDITAVEEKAAEEKPDEANEVGFKKIFRFVGFKFTLKKDKSEEKDPVKLLTVKDKEGQEVSVIEPTDDAKEKASSAEEEVMIEENVETSAAETDVAEEMEEATTTKVPAEGAEDEDVAKEAKEEVAEKESETSPPSQEVAQSPFRKLFTGGLFSNLRKKASIKKSKEEEEKETVAEEETAEAEETTEAVEEEGEKIEVEQESKEEPQATTPAEEKPELTPELEVAAPAAEASIADEPAPAEEKAEVAAEEEKVPVEVTTETELLSSQEKAKPQGSPLKKLFAGAGLKKLSTKKQKSKKDAEAKITESGEQATEQLQSSTDAAESQKPDSGASSPEDSGEHDIDAVTNQAEPSQEPEGDVPSDGEKKKDGIIPWSSFKKLVTPKKRVKRSSESEDEATGEKPVKSATLSSTESAVFTDKCGEEEEEAKEEKPADEEPKTENTEKLVGSTEEPKKKMDTSVSWEALMCMGGAKKRTRRTSDSDDEETKIEEEATSATGEEGKQDEEEVKTVESPVITAQEDQVEGEVVSSPEPLASPPERESAWDTLKRFVMSKNKPKVEEKTEEKTDQTLSDSEMPKEESSFSFRKLFPGRRKKKVEKQSSADQGSGEEESDTPAVVPLSEYDAEQSEAKEVETATPAAVQTIVSSEDRSPSWIPALVEDVDDKYDPLSDIPEEAENAATPKSAETTIADDEIESQPGLSPAAFGKACSERRLSTAEVKPVVPSPPVETTSVPQEPRSEDAEIIVEGIAEQVSEIPCQTSVVVEDVPVHVATVETEYEPPIEHTESKTKTILKPHLQEEAMAICTGLGTKEIAKTAQEKPVMPTAESVAVISDALCTEVLVEEKTLPSEEATVSMDSVFEAQVNHVEVAELESTPENLEGTCKIQTANESYEPEIEKIALVTTLPEQSEIVQPPSMDENSPKGIAVNLTTPTAEAPVITETVEITLPTIEIKEKELDVEQPASPEENIPVEVEMIVQPVAQETNSTLSETTKSDGVEGTEQDISVVVPSEEVTITQETAVVTAPLSVEPKQVETKEEVETEKAPTSESTGDEPIKVQETKVCTEVEEAVVDASIGAAESEDSADVSEQANDNLQETKEEIEQVNAIEEQSMVIAKSVIQNAVEEVSEDQSEPQKPTSPSSNIPAPVQAVATTEKELDMEMPVVTDAPIATIHETPASPTQESKSPKQLLTAIQVIETTPVELAESLDAPAEEKKSEDELKQDVEVQASEETVATEEKVEVKLDSQRDGELEEVKKKQSKDDRETQEVVQAEKQETADLFEEVKPEPEITMVATPSEEKKEKEKPEIHLPVQVVLQVAQVLEDPKLEEEAVVEFDSNGPVNDVAPTKKNDQEADSPICQKLASDRLPTLLEEPKMQSSTEVATLSQDAQDEVTAAGPATTEKLAVGTCAEVMAQVIEVIEEAVKEIEPISTELTAAS, from the coding sequence TTGGCCAGCCAGACAGTGTGTCTGTGGTTCAGAAAGAGGAAGCTCCTGAGACAATGAATGCCATCCAGGGTGAGGAGCCCCCCCAGGTAAATGGAGAGAAGGTGGAGAAAGAGTTCTCCGATGCAAATGACATCACAGCCGTTGAGGAGAAGGCAGCTGAGGAGAAACCTGATGAGGCCAATGAAGTAGGCTTCAAGAAAATCTTCCGATTTGTGGGCTTTAAGTTCACATTGAAAAAGGAcaagagtgaggagaaggaccCTGTCAAGCTACTGACAGTTAAAGACAAAGAAGGTCAGGAGGTGAGCGTTATTGAGCCAACTGATGATGCTAAGGAGAAGGCTTCCTCTGCAGAGGAGGAAGTCATGATTGAAGAAAATGTCGAAACATCAGCTGCAGAGACTGATGTTgcggaggagatggaagaggccACAACCACCAAAGTTCCAGCAGAGGGTGCTGAAGATGAAGATGTTGCTAAAGAGGCCAAGGAGGAAGTAGCAGAGAAGGAATCTGAGACCAGCCCACCATCCCAGGAGGTCGCACAGTCGCCATTCAGGAAGCTGTTCACTGGAGGACTCTTCTCAAACCTGCGAAAGAAAGCCAGCATCAAGAAAtccaaagaagaggaagaaaaggagacagTTGCTGAGGAGGAGACTGCTGAGGCAGAGGAGACCACTGAGGCTGtggaagaagagggagaaaagatTGAAGTAGAGCAAGAGTCCAAGGAGGAGCCTCAGGCTACAACTCCTGCGGAAGAGAAACCAGAGCTGACTCCAGAGCTTGAAGTTGCTGCTCCTGCAGCTGAAGCTAGTATTGCTGATGAGCCAGCACCAGCAGAGGAAAAGGCAGAAGTTGCTGCAGAGGAAGAAAAGGTACCAGTGGAAGTGACCACTGAGACTGAGCTGCTTTCATCCCAGGAGAAGGCCAAACCTCAGGGGAGCCCCCTGAAGAAGCTTTTCGCTGGAGCTGGTTTGAAGAAGCTGTCCACCAAGAAACAAAAAAGCAAGAAAGATGCTGAGGCCAAGATAACTGAGTCAGGGGAGCAGGCAACTGAACAACTTCAATCCTCCACTGACGCAGCAGAAAGTCAAAAACCCGACAGCGGTGCATCATCTCCAGAGGACTCGGGGGAGCATGACATTGATGCGGTAACCAACCAGGCTGAACCTAGCCAAGAGCCCGAAGGAGATGTCCCCTCtgatggggagaaaaagaaagatggcATCATTCCATGGTCCTCCTTCAAAAAACTGGTGACGCCCAAAAAGCGTGTAAAGAGGTCCTCTGAGAGTGAAGATGAGGCCACGGGTGAGAAACCAGTTAAATCAGCCACATTGTCCTCCACAGAGAGCGCCGTGTTCACAGATAAATgtggcgaggaggaggaggaggctaagGAGGAAAAGCCAGCTGACGAGGAGccaaaaaccgaaaacactgagaaACTGGTTGGGAGTACTGAGGAGCCCAAAAAGAAAATGGACACCTCTGTCTCCTGGGAGGCTCTAATGTGCATGGGTGGGGCCAAAAAGAGGACAAGAAGGACATCTGACTCTGACGATGAAGAGACAAAGATTGAAGAGGAGGCTACTTCAGCAACAGGAGAAGAGGGTAAacaggatgaggaggaggttaaGACAGTTGAGTCCCCTGTCATCACCGCCCAGGAGGACCAGGTTGAAGGTGAAGTGGTGTCTTCCCCTGAACCGTTAGCcagtcccccagagagagagTCTGCTTGGGACACACTGAAGCGCTTTGTCATGTCAAAGAATAAGCCCAAAGTtgaggagaagacagaggagaAAACTGACCAAACCCTCTCAGACAGTGAGATGCCAAAAGAAGAGTCCTCATTTTCATTTCGAAAATTGTTCCCCGGTCGCAGGAAGAAGAAAGTTGAAAAGCAATCCTCTGCCGACCAGGGCTCTGGTGAGGAAGAATCTGACACTCCAGCTGTGGTTCCTTTGTCAGAGTATGATGCTGAGCAATCTGAGGCTAAAGAGGTGGAAACAGCAACACCAGCAGCAGTACAGACTATAGTGTCCTCAGAGGACAGGTCGCCCTCATGGATCCCAGCCCTAGTAGAAGATGTTGATGATAAATATGATCCGTTGAGTGACATCCCAGAGGAAGCAGAAAACGCCGCCACACCAAAGTCTGCGGAAACCACCATTGCAGATGATGAAATTGAATCACAGCCTGGACTGTCCCCTGCAGCTTTTGGCAAGGCATGCTCTGAGCGAAGACTGTCCACAGCTGAAGTAAAGCCTGTAGTTCCCTCACCACCTGTTGAAACCACTTCTGTCCCTCAAGAGCCCCGGTCTGAGGATGCAGAGATCATTGTGGAGGGCATAGCAGAGCAGGTCAGTGAGATCCCTTGCCAGACatctgtggttgttgaagatgtACCAGTGCATGTAGCCACTGTTGAAACTGAGTATGAGCCACCAATTGAGCATACTGAGTCCAAAACAAAAACCATCCTTAAGCCACATTTGCAGGAGGAGGCCATGGCCATTTGCACTGGCTTAGGAACCAAGGAGATTGCCAAAACAGCCCAGGAAAAGCCTGTGATGCCCACTGCAGAgtctgtggctgtgatcagtgATGCTCTTTGTACTGAGGTTTTAGTAGAGGAGAAGACATTGCCTTCTGAGGAAGCTACTGTGTCAATGGATAGTGTGTTTGAGGCCCAAGTGAACCATGTGGAGGTTGCAGAGCTTGAGTCTACCCCTGAAAACTTGGAGGGAACTTGCAAAATTCAAACCGCCAATGAGAGCTATGAACCTGAAATCGAGAAGATTGCCTTAGTCACCACTCTTCCAGAGCAGTCTGAAATTGTTCAGCCACCATCAATGGATGAGAACTCTCCCAAAGGTATTGCTGTTAATCTCACTACACCAACTGCTGAGGCACCTGTCATAACCGAGACTGTGGAAATCACTTTACCAACTATAGAAATTAAGGAAAAGGAACTGGATGTGGAACAGCCTGCTTCCCCCGAAGAGAACATCCCAGTAGAAGTAGAAATGATAGTTCAGCCTGTAGCACAAGAAACAAATTCCACCCTATCTGAAACCACCAAGAGTGATGGTGTAGAGGGAACAGAGCAAGACATCTCCGTTGTGGTGCCTTCTGAAGAGGTTACCATAACCCAGGAGACAGCGGTTGTAACTGCCCCACTTTCAGTGGAGCCCAAGCAAGTAGAGACCAAGGAGGAGGTGGAGACAGAAAAAGCCCCAACATCAGAGTCCACTGGTGatgaaccaatcaaagtgcagGAAACTAAGGTGTGCACAGAGGTTGAAGAAGCTGTGGTAGATGCTAGCATTGGAGCTGCTGAGTCAGAGGACAGTGCTGATGTCAGTGAGCAAGCCAATGACAATCTGCAGGAAACCAAGGAAGAGATAGAGCAGGTCAATGCTATTGAAGAGCAGAGCATGGTCATTGCCAAGTCTGTAATCCAAAATGCTGTGGAGGAGGTGTCAGAGGACCAGTCTGAACCCCAAAAGCCTACCAGCCCCTCATCCAACATCCCAGCCCCAGTCCAGGCTGTGGCCACAACAGAAAAGGAGCTTGACATGGAGATGCCTGTTGTTACAGACGCTCCCATAGCCACCATCCATGAAACACCAGCATCACCAACCCAGGAATCCAAGTCCCCTAAACAACTCCTCACTGCAATCCAAGTCATTGAAACAACTCCAGTGGAATTAGCAGAGAGCCTTGATGCCCCCGCAGAGGAGAAAAAATCAGAAGATGAACTGAAGCAAGATGTGGAGGTACAGGCAAGTGAAGAGACTGTTGCGACAGAAGAAAAGGTAGAAGTAAAGttagatagtcagagagatggagagcttGAGGAGGTCAAGAAGAAACAGAGCAAAgatgacagagagacacaggAAGTTGTACAAGCAGAGAAACAAGAAACTGCTGATTTGTTCGAAGAAGTAAAACCAGAACCAGAGATCACGATGGTGGCGACCCCGTCagaggagaaaaaagagaaagagaagcctGAGATCCATTTGCCAGTCCAGGTGGTCCTGCAGGTGGCACAGGTTCTTGAAGATCCAAAGCTGGAGGAAGAGGCAGTGGTGGAGTTTGACAGCAATGGCCCAGTGAATGATGTGGCACCAACTAAAAAGAACGACCAGGAAGCTGATAGCCCCATATGTCAGAAACTGGCATCAGACCGCCTCCCAACACTCTTGGAAGAGCCTAAAATGCAATCTTCCACAGAAGTGGCCACCCTCAGCCAAGATGCCCAAGATGAAGTGACGGCTGCCGGCCCAGCAACGACAGAAAAGTTGGCAGTGGGGACATGTGCAGAGGTGATGGCGCAGGTGATCGAAGTGATTGAAGAGGCTGTGAAGGAGATCGAGCCCATCTCCACCGAGCTCACAGCAGCATCATGA